The Ptiloglossa arizonensis isolate GNS036 chromosome 13, iyPtiAriz1_principal, whole genome shotgun sequence genome window below encodes:
- the LOC143154082 gene encoding uncharacterized protein LOC143154082, whose amino-acid sequence MTMTSAVDEVVVGVAATEGRGHQSSQRRLFGSPATKAVEPRGAYVSKITNLSDNSKIRRRFVNEREPDKYTKDCSFFKCLLSVGKKIFQAQNRTRYIGDEWYKTLAYKVYDNARKIKLRMN is encoded by the exons ATGACGATGACGAGCGCCGTCGACGAGGTGGTGGTCGGCGTAGCGGCAACAGAAGGAAGAGGACACCAAAGTAGTCAGAGACGGTTATTCGGTTCGCCAGCGACTAAAGCCGTGGAACCTCGCGGCGCATACGTGTCAAAG ATAACGAATTTATCGGACAACTCGAAGATTCGTCGCAGATTTGTAAACGAACGTGAACCGGACAAATACACGAAAGATTGTTCATTTTTTAAGTGTCTTTTAAGTGTTGGAAAAAAGATTTTTCAAGCGCAGAATAGAACTCGATACATCGGTGATGAATGGTACAAGACTTTGGCGTACAAAGTATACGACAACGCACGGAAGATAAAGTTGCGAATGAATTAA